A segment of the Candidatus Binatia bacterium genome:
CGTATTTCATCACCGAGGTAAAAAGCGGCAGGTTGCAGCCGAGGCAGGCGAATACGCCGGGCCGCTTCTCGGCGTTGAGCGGACTCGACCCCGGCCGCTCCGTGCCTTCCTCGCGCAGGATGTCGAACTGCGCCGCGTCCAGCCGCTTCCGCCATTCCTCCTTCGAAAGCTTCAGCGGCTCCGATGGCAGCGGAACCTTCGCGCCGTCGGCCAACAGCGCCTTCCAGTTCTTCTGCATCTCCTCGATATCTTTCTTGGTCACCGGTTGCGCGCCAAAGGCAAAATCTTTGAACGAAATCCAAATCCCCGTTGCCAGCCATATTTTCAATAATTCACGTCGGGTCATAGGGATAGAGCTAATTTAATTGGTGATGAAGGTCAAGCGAGAAGACCCTCACCCCTTCCCTCTCCCGCAAGTGGGCGAGGGAGATCGGCTGGTCCTTCTGAGCCTTCGCGAAATCTACTTCGCCTGAAAAACAGAATTTTCAACAATCCCGAAGGGGACACCAGAAATCAGCCGACCTTAGGCTTGAAGGAACCTGTTTCAGGCCGGTCAAAACGGTCCAGAGACGAGGCGCGCGAAAATCGCCGAGCGCAGGCGTACTCTTCTCGTACGTCGCATAGCTCGGCACTGGCGAGCGTTAAAATAGTTTGCGGTTGAGCGCGATAATCTTAACGCCCGCCGATGGCGGAGCTTTGGTATATGGCCGTTTTCACCGGCCTGGAAAGCGGAGCGTCTTTCGGTTAAGGTTCCCTACGCGCGCAAGGAGGACAAGATGAGAGTCGTTGACGCCATCGCAGAGATTCTCAAGCGTGAGGGAGTGGAGTTTTTGAGCTGTTTTCCGACCGCGCCGATGATCGAGGCCGCAGCCGCGGCGGGCATACGGCCGGTCGTCTGCCGTCAGGAG
Coding sequences within it:
- the msrB gene encoding peptide-methionine (R)-S-oxide reductase MsrB, coding for MQKNWKALLADGAKVPLPSEPLKLSKEEWRKRLDAAQFDILREEGTERPGSSPLNAEKRPGVFACLGCNLPLFTSVMKYESGTGWPSFFTTIPGVFGTTTDYKLVLPRTEYHCIRCGGHHGHVFDDGPPPTNQRWCNNGVALKFIPKKA